The following are encoded together in the Panicum virgatum strain AP13 chromosome 6K, P.virgatum_v5, whole genome shotgun sequence genome:
- the LOC120713786 gene encoding protein DETOXIFICATION 33-like, translated as MASSGGGSNEGGGGGGDERMIREALLAPAGNGNGNSTGGKVEEEDLEEIRSVRAFMRHAAEENRRLWYLAGPAIFTSIAQYSLGAVTLVFAGHLTTLELDAVSTENNVVAGLALGIMLGMGSALETLCGQAYGAKQLHMLGVYLQRSWIILVAMAVLMLPIYLFATPILRFFHQDAEIAALAGRLALYMIPQLFAYALNFPIQKFLQAQSKVVAMAAVSAAGLAFHVALSWLLVGPMRMGLAGLALALNASWWLVVLGQLAYILMGYCPGAWNGFDWLAFSDLVGFARLSLGSAVMICLEFWFYMFLIVIVGNLPNAQVAVAAVSICTNLFGWQIMVFFGFNAAISVRVSNELGAGRPRAAKFAILVVLMSSVAIGLAFFAAVLALRDVYGAPFTESPAVVRAVASLGVVFAFTLLLNSVQPVLSGVAVGAGWQWLVAYVNLGCYYIIGIPVGYLIAFPLRGGVQGMWGGMLAGVGLQTLILVAIMLRADWGKEASEAKSRIRKWGGSAKAPADH; from the exons ATggcgtcgagcggcggcggcagcaacgaaggaggaggaggaggaggagacgagaggatgatcagggagGCGCTGCTGGCGCCGGCCGGCAACGGCAACGGCAACAGCACCGGCGgcaaggtggaggaggaggacctgGAGGAGATCCGGAGCGTGCGGGCGTTCATGCGGCACGCGGCGGAGGAGAACCGGCGGCTCTGGTACCTGGCGGGCCCCGCCATCTTCACGTCCATCGCGCAGTACTCGCTCGGCGCCGTCACGCTCGTCTTCGCCGGCCACCTCACCACGCTCGAGCTCGACGCCGTCTCCACCGAGAACAACGTCGTCGCCGGCCTCGCCTTGGGCATCATGCTCGGGATGGGGAGCGCGCTGGAGACGCTGTGCGGGCAGGCGTACGGCGCCAAGCAGCTGCACATGCTGGGCGTCTACCTGCAGCGCTCGTGGATCATCCTCGTCGCCATGGCCGTGCTCATGCTCCCCATCTACCTCTTCGCCACCCCGATCCTGCGCTTCTTCCACCAGGACGCCGAGATCGCCGCCCTCGCGGGCCGGCTCGCGCTCTACATGATCCCGCAGCTCTTCGCCTACGCCCTCAACTTCCCCATCCAGAAGTTCCTGCAGGCGCAGAGCAAGGtcgtggccatggcggccgtCTCCGCCGCCGGGCTCGCGTTCCACGTCGCGCTCAGCTGGCTCCTCGTGGGGCCCATGCGGATGGGGCTCGCCGGCCTCGCCCTCGCGCTCAACGCGTCCTGGTGGCTCGTCGTGCTCGGCCAGCTCGCCTACATCCTCATGGGCTACTGCCCCGGCGCGTGGAACGGATTCGACTGGCTCGCCTTCTCCGACCTCGTCGGCTTCGCGCGCCTCTCCCTCGGATCCGCCGTCATGATCTG CCTGGAGTTCTGGTTCTACATGTTCCTCATCGTCATCGTCGGCAACCTGCCCAACGCTCAGGTCGCCGTTGCGGCAGTCTCCATCTG CACCAACCTGTTCGGTTGGCAGATCATGGTGTTCTTCGGGTTCAACGCCGCCATCAGCGTGCGGGTGTCCAACGAGCTGGGCGCCGGTCGGCCCCGCGCCGCCAAGTTCGCCATCCTGGTGGTGCTCATGTCGTCGGTGGCCATCGGGCTGGCCTTCTTCGCCGCCGTGCTGGCGCTCCGCGACGTCTACGGCGCGCCCTTCACGGAGAGCCCCGCCGTGGTGCGCGCCGTGGCCAGCCTCGGCGTCGTGTTCGCCTTCACGCTGCTGCTCAACAGCGTGCAGCCCGTGCTgtcgggcgtcgccgtcggcgccggGTGGCAGTGGCTGGTGGCCTACGTCAACCTCGGCTGCTACTACATCATCGGCATCCCCGTCGGGTACCTCATCGCCTTCCCGCTGCGCGGCGGGGTGCAGGGGATGTGGGGCGGCAtgctcgccggcgtcggcctGCAGACCCTCATCCTGGTGGCCATCATGCTGCGCGCCGACTGGGGCAAGGAGGCCAGCGAGGCCAAGTCCAGGATACGGAAATGGGGCGGCTCGGCCAAGGCTCCGGCCGATCACTGA